One genomic region from Methanomassiliicoccales archaeon encodes:
- the pheA gene encoding prephenate dehydratase produces the protein MSPKRAERIAFQGVHGAYSEDAILQFFGEDVDTIPCNEFEEVFQKVESSEVSHAVLPIENSIEGSVTVVSDLLLESDLTVTGEVLVAVRHCLVSHPSSKMQDVRRVYSHPQALGQCRAFLSSHPEWEKIPAFDTAGSVRMVKERKQKDEAAIASKRAASYYQMKVLKEDIQSVPRNYTRFFVVEKSTSILPVGDRTSLVFATKNIPGALYQCIGAFAQRNVNLSKLESRPRKGRTWEYVFYVDIDGHVNDTKVSEAIAELVRKSSFVKVFGSYVKAKPPSD, from the coding sequence ATGTCCCCCAAGCGAGCTGAACGAATAGCCTTCCAGGGCGTGCACGGCGCCTATTCCGAGGACGCGATACTGCAGTTCTTCGGAGAGGACGTGGACACCATTCCCTGCAACGAGTTCGAGGAGGTCTTCCAGAAAGTGGAATCGAGCGAGGTCTCGCACGCCGTCCTGCCAATAGAGAACTCCATAGAGGGCAGCGTCACGGTCGTAAGCGACCTGCTGCTGGAGAGCGATCTCACTGTGACCGGCGAAGTCCTAGTGGCAGTGCGCCATTGCCTCGTCTCTCACCCCTCTTCGAAGATGCAGGACGTTAGGAGGGTCTACAGCCATCCGCAGGCGCTCGGCCAGTGTCGCGCATTCCTTTCCAGCCATCCGGAGTGGGAGAAGATCCCTGCATTCGACACGGCGGGCAGCGTGCGCATGGTCAAGGAACGAAAGCAGAAGGATGAGGCGGCCATCGCTTCCAAGCGCGCCGCCTCCTACTACCAGATGAAGGTCTTGAAGGAGGATATCCAGTCCGTTCCCCGGAACTATACGCGCTTCTTCGTGGTCGAGAAGAGCACATCCATCCTGCCGGTGGGCGATCGCACTTCCCTGGTCTTCGCCACCAAGAACATACCTGGAGCATTGTATCAATGCATAGGGGCGTTCGCCCAACGCAATGTCAACCTCTCCAAGCTCGAGTCCCGACCGAGGAAAGGGCGCACCTGGGAATACGTGTTCTACGTGGACATCGACGGCCACGTGAACGATACCAAGGTCAGCGAGGCCATCGCGGAACTGGTGCGCAAATCATCCTTCGTCAAGGTCTTCGGATCAT